The Rhodoferax sediminis genome has a segment encoding these proteins:
- the pabB gene encoding aminodeoxychorismate synthase component I has protein sequence MQTLIDFVATRGDRGSALRAAFGAPREVLAAHTVAQVVPVLQAVDAMARQGRWCVGYLRYEAAPAFDTALAVHGGSDGPLAWFGVHDAAQPWPPMDIGAGAPGAEWQSDLPRTTFEQRMAEIHQAIAAGQLYQVNYTAPLQAEFRGDARAWFMRLRQAQPHGYAAFIDSGTEQVLSVSPELFFDWRDGRILARPMKGTAPRGATAADDEALAARLAASPKERAENVMIVDLIRNDLSRIAKPFSVRVPRLFHLEALPTVWQMTSDVEALTRDGTTLANVFTALFPCGSITGAPKVQAMRMICDLEPQPRGVYCGAVGVVRPGGHATFNVAIRTVTLRGTAASCGIGSGITADAQAEGEWQEWRHKRAFLERASQPFELLETLALEGGALRDAPAHLARMADAAAHFAYPWDAAHVAGRLRQLVDAHLQGRWRVRLRLDAGGQVQAEAYALDLTPTPVRLRLATSALEEADSEFVRFKTTRRAHYDAFAPSEPDVFDTLLWNRRGEITECTRGNVALLLDGRWVTPALHCGLLGGIGRARWLREGRLAEAVVRVDELQRVQALAFVNSLRGWVDAVLDEHPPSGRRA, from the coding sequence GTGCAAACGCTGATCGATTTTGTCGCCACCCGAGGCGATCGGGGCTCGGCGCTGCGCGCGGCATTCGGCGCGCCACGCGAGGTGCTGGCCGCACACACCGTGGCCCAGGTGGTGCCGGTGCTGCAGGCCGTGGACGCCATGGCCCGGCAGGGCCGCTGGTGCGTCGGGTACCTGCGCTACGAGGCCGCCCCCGCCTTCGACACCGCGCTTGCGGTGCATGGCGGCAGCGATGGCCCGCTGGCGTGGTTCGGGGTACACGATGCCGCTCAGCCGTGGCCGCCCATGGACATCGGCGCCGGCGCGCCCGGCGCCGAGTGGCAGAGCGACTTGCCGCGCACCACGTTCGAGCAGCGCATGGCGGAGATTCACCAGGCCATCGCTGCAGGCCAGCTGTACCAGGTCAACTACACCGCGCCGCTGCAGGCCGAGTTTCGGGGCGATGCGCGGGCCTGGTTCATGAGGCTGCGCCAAGCGCAGCCCCATGGGTATGCCGCGTTCATCGACAGCGGAACAGAGCAGGTGTTGTCCGTGTCGCCGGAACTGTTCTTTGACTGGCGCGATGGCCGCATCCTGGCGCGACCCATGAAGGGCACGGCACCGCGCGGCGCCACCGCGGCAGATGACGAAGCGCTGGCGGCTCGACTTGCCGCGTCGCCGAAGGAGCGCGCCGAGAACGTCATGATTGTCGACCTGATCCGCAACGACCTGTCGCGCATTGCCAAGCCTTTTTCCGTTCGCGTGCCCCGGCTGTTCCACCTTGAGGCGCTGCCCACGGTGTGGCAGATGACTTCCGATGTCGAGGCGCTCACCCGGGACGGGACCACACTGGCCAACGTGTTCACGGCCTTATTTCCTTGCGGCTCGATCACCGGTGCACCCAAGGTGCAGGCCATGCGCATGATCTGCGATCTGGAGCCGCAACCGCGCGGCGTGTATTGCGGCGCGGTGGGCGTTGTCCGCCCGGGCGGGCATGCGACGTTCAACGTGGCGATCCGCACCGTGACCCTGCGCGGCACGGCGGCGAGCTGCGGTATCGGCAGCGGTATCACGGCCGATGCGCAGGCCGAGGGCGAATGGCAGGAGTGGCGCCACAAGCGTGCCTTTCTCGAACGCGCAAGCCAGCCGTTCGAATTGCTCGAAACCCTGGCACTGGAGGGCGGTGCCCTGCGCGACGCGCCGGCCCATCTGGCGCGCATGGCGGATGCGGCCGCGCATTTTGCCTACCCATGGGACGCAGCGCATGTCGCGGGCCGCTTGCGGCAACTGGTCGATGCGCACCTCCAAGGGCGCTGGCGGGTGCGCCTGCGGCTCGATGCCGGCGGACAGGTCCAGGCCGAGGCCTACGCGCTGGACCTGACGCCGACCCCAGTTCGCTTAAGACTGGCCACGAGCGCGCTCGAAGAGGCGGACAGTGAGTTCGTGCGCTTCAAGACCACGCGGCGTGCGCATTACGACGCGTTTGCCCCCAGCGAGCCTGACGTCTTCGACACCCTGCTGTGGAACCGGCGTGGAGAGATCACCGAGTGCACCCGCGGCAACGTGGCCCTGCTGCTGGATGGACGCTGGGTCACACCGGCGCTGCACTGCGGCCTGCTGGGCGGGATCGGGCGGGCCCGCTGGCTGCGCGAAGGGCGGTTGGCCGAAGCCGTGGTGCGGGTAGACGAGCTGCAGCGCGTGCAGGCGCTGGCCTTCGTGAACAGCCTGCGCGGATGGGTGGATGCCGTACTCGATGAACACCCACCGTCCGGTCGGAGAGCCTGA
- the bioD gene encoding dethiobiotin synthase translates to MNSYFITGTDTGVGKTLVSAALLHTLARRHPRVVGMKPVAAGRVRHGDGWASEDALALRAASTVEVPPELDNPVLLPDPLSPHIAAERAGVRIDIEHLVSCYRELARRADAVVVEGAGGFHVPLSDSSTGADLAQALALPVVLVVGLRLGCLNHALLTAEAIRARGLLLAGWVANRIDPAMQAQEENIAWLQRQLAAPLLADIAYQDAPDPRAIALHLP, encoded by the coding sequence ATGAATTCCTACTTCATTACCGGCACCGACACCGGCGTCGGCAAGACCCTGGTGTCGGCCGCGCTGCTGCACACGCTGGCCAGGCGCCACCCGCGCGTGGTCGGCATGAAGCCCGTGGCCGCCGGCAGGGTGCGCCATGGCGATGGCTGGGCCAGCGAAGACGCGCTGGCGCTGCGCGCAGCCTCCACTGTCGAAGTACCGCCCGAACTGGACAACCCCGTCCTGCTGCCCGACCCGCTGTCGCCGCACATCGCGGCCGAACGCGCCGGTGTGCGCATCGACATCGAGCATCTGGTGTCCTGCTACCGCGAGCTCGCACGCCGCGCCGATGCCGTGGTGGTGGAAGGCGCGGGCGGTTTCCACGTGCCGCTGTCGGACAGCAGCACCGGCGCCGATCTTGCGCAGGCGCTGGCCCTGCCCGTGGTGCTGGTGGTGGGCCTGCGCCTGGGTTGCCTGAATCACGCCCTGCTGACTGCCGAAGCCATCCGCGCGCGCGGCCTCCTGCTCGCCGGCTGGGTGGCCAACCGCATCGACCCTGCAATGCAGGCGCAAGAAGAGAATATCGCCTGGCTGCAGCGCCAACTCGCCGCGCCGCTGCTGGCCGACATCGCCTATCAGGACGCCCCTGACCCGCGGGCCATCGCCCTCCACCTGCCATGA
- a CDS encoding adenosylmethionine--8-amino-7-oxononanoate transaminase, with product MNASLAARSLRSVWHPCTQMKLHEAQPPIAIAHASGPWLHDVDGRRYLDGISSWWVNLFGHSHPHIQAALADQLERLDHVMLAGFTHAPVVELSERLAALTGLGHAFYGSDGASATEIALKMSAHFWRNSGRPAKNRFIGLAGGYHGETVGALAVTDIAIFREAYAPLVRLAATVPSPDARGARLGESAFEVARRSAAALQAWLAEHHEETAALIVEPLVQCAAGMAMHDPEYLRLARALCDRYEVHLVVDEIATGFGRTGTMFAHQQAGIRPDLICLSKGLTGGTLPLSAVLTTDAVYEAFYDDQLARGFLHSHSYTGNPLACRAALATLEIFEQQDVLARNAVLARALDEAFAPLTSHPRVRHARHLGMIWAWDVETALPDFASRYHRHALAHGLLLRPIGRTIYAMPPYVLDAEAVQCLAQGALAALEATLAEETPAS from the coding sequence ATGAATGCTTCCCTGGCCGCGCGCAGTCTGCGCAGCGTGTGGCACCCCTGCACGCAGATGAAGCTGCACGAGGCGCAGCCGCCGATCGCGATCGCGCACGCCTCGGGACCCTGGCTGCACGACGTGGACGGCCGGCGCTACCTTGACGGCATCAGTTCCTGGTGGGTCAACCTGTTCGGCCATAGCCATCCGCACATCCAGGCCGCACTGGCCGACCAGTTGGAGCGGCTCGACCATGTGATGCTCGCCGGCTTCACCCATGCACCGGTGGTGGAACTGTCCGAGCGCCTGGCCGCGCTGACCGGCCTGGGCCACGCGTTTTATGGCAGCGACGGCGCCTCGGCCACCGAGATCGCACTCAAGATGAGCGCGCATTTCTGGCGCAACAGCGGCCGGCCGGCCAAGAACCGCTTCATTGGGTTGGCCGGTGGCTACCACGGTGAAACCGTGGGTGCGCTGGCCGTGACCGACATCGCGATCTTTCGCGAAGCCTATGCGCCGCTGGTGCGCCTGGCCGCTACCGTGCCCAGCCCCGACGCGCGCGGCGCGCGTCTCGGCGAGAGCGCGTTTGAGGTGGCCCGGCGCAGCGCCGCGGCGCTGCAGGCCTGGCTGGCCGAGCACCACGAAGAGACCGCGGCGCTGATCGTCGAGCCCCTGGTGCAGTGCGCGGCCGGCATGGCCATGCATGACCCTGAGTACCTGCGCCTGGCGCGCGCGCTGTGCGACCGCTACGAGGTGCATCTGGTGGTGGACGAAATCGCCACCGGCTTCGGGCGCACCGGCACGATGTTCGCGCACCAGCAGGCCGGCATCCGGCCCGACCTCATCTGCCTGTCCAAGGGACTGACCGGCGGCACTTTGCCGCTGTCGGCCGTGCTGACCACCGACGCGGTCTACGAGGCCTTTTACGACGACCAGCTGGCGCGCGGCTTCCTGCATTCGCACTCGTACACCGGCAACCCGCTAGCTTGCCGCGCTGCGCTGGCCACGCTCGAGATCTTTGAACAGCAAGACGTGCTGGCGCGCAACGCGGTGCTGGCGCGTGCGCTCGATGAAGCGTTCGCACCGCTGACGAGTCATCCTCGCGTGCGCCATGCGCGCCACCTCGGCATGATCTGGGCCTGGGATGTAGAAACCGCCCTGCCCGATTTCGCGAGCCGATACCACCGGCACGCGCTGGCGCACGGCCTGCTGCTGCGCCCGATCGGCCGCACGATCTACGCCATGCCGCCCTATGTGCTGGATGCCGAGGCCGTGCAATGCCTCGCGCAAGGCGCGCTGGCCGCGCTTGAAGCTACCCTGGCTGAAGAGACGCCCGCATCATGA
- the panD gene encoding aspartate 1-decarboxylase, with protein MFRTLLKSKIHRVAVTHCELHYEGSCAIDENLLEAANIAENEQIHIWNINNGERFVTYAIKGQRGTGMISVNGSAARRAAMGDLIIIASFAQVHEDQMATHKPQLVFVDEANRQIGARQHVPTQQL; from the coding sequence GTGTTCCGTACCCTGCTGAAATCCAAGATCCACCGGGTCGCCGTGACCCATTGCGAATTGCATTACGAAGGCTCGTGCGCCATCGATGAGAACCTGCTCGAGGCGGCCAACATCGCCGAGAACGAACAAATCCATATCTGGAACATCAACAACGGCGAGCGTTTCGTCACCTACGCCATCAAGGGCCAGCGCGGCACCGGCATGATCTCGGTCAACGGCTCGGCGGCGCGCCGCGCCGCCATGGGCGACTTGATCATCATCGCCTCGTTCGCCCAGGTGCACGAAGACCAGATGGCCACGCACAAGCCGCAACTGGTGTTTGTGGACGAGGCCAACCGCCAGATCGGCGCGCGCCAACACGTTCCAACGCAGCAGCTTTGA
- the bioF gene encoding 8-amino-7-oxononanoate synthase, giving the protein MTLNTHPSWIDEFPARIAELDRAHLRRRRRVVVPESGARLQVDGQSMLAFCSNDYLGLASHPALVQAACAGAHEFGVGAGASPLVSGHSAANEALEQALARFAELPRALYFYAGYATNIGIVPALVAEGDALFSDALNHACLIDGARLSRAHIHRYAHADLGALDAALSQSPARRKLVISDAVFSMDGDIADIPALLALCERHDALLLLDDAHGFGVLGPEGRGSLAKFGLTGARASRRVLYMATLGKAAGVAGAFVAGDDALVEWLLQKTRSYIFATAAPALLASALRASLRLIETEQWRRDHLSRLIARLRDGLQPILRGTPWRLGDSVTAIQALVIGPNDEALAVMEGLRERGLWVPAIRPPTVPEGTARLRIALSAAHSEDDVDRLIQGLAGLAPKSQLERPSAALEPTLA; this is encoded by the coding sequence ATGACCCTGAACACCCACCCTTCCTGGATCGACGAATTCCCGGCGCGCATCGCCGAGCTGGACCGCGCCCACCTGCGCCGCCGCCGCCGCGTGGTCGTGCCCGAAAGCGGGGCCCGCCTGCAGGTCGATGGCCAGTCCATGCTCGCGTTTTGCAGCAACGATTACCTGGGCCTGGCCAGCCATCCCGCGCTGGTGCAGGCCGCCTGTGCCGGCGCCCACGAGTTCGGCGTGGGCGCCGGCGCCTCGCCGCTGGTCAGCGGCCACAGCGCGGCCAACGAGGCGCTCGAGCAGGCGCTGGCCCGCTTTGCCGAACTGCCGCGTGCCCTGTATTTTTACGCCGGCTACGCCACCAACATCGGCATCGTGCCTGCGCTGGTCGCCGAAGGCGACGCGCTGTTCTCCGACGCGCTGAATCACGCCTGCCTGATCGACGGCGCCCGCTTGTCGCGCGCGCACATCCACCGCTATGCGCATGCCGACCTGGGCGCGCTGGACGCGGCACTCAGCCAAAGTCCGGCGCGGCGCAAGCTCGTGATCAGCGACGCCGTGTTCAGCATGGACGGCGACATCGCCGACATTCCCGCGCTGCTGGCGCTGTGCGAGCGGCACGACGCGCTGCTGCTGCTCGACGATGCGCACGGTTTCGGCGTGCTGGGTCCCGAAGGCCGCGGCAGCCTCGCGAAGTTTGGCCTGACCGGGGCCCGGGCCTCGCGCCGCGTGCTCTACATGGCCACGCTGGGCAAGGCCGCCGGTGTGGCGGGCGCCTTTGTGGCCGGTGACGATGCGCTGGTCGAATGGCTGCTGCAAAAAACCCGCAGCTACATCTTTGCCACGGCCGCGCCGGCGCTGCTGGCCAGCGCCCTGCGCGCAAGCCTGCGCCTGATCGAAACCGAACAGTGGCGCCGCGACCACCTGAGCCGGCTGATCGCACGGCTGCGCGACGGCCTGCAGCCGATCCTGCGCGGCACGCCCTGGCGGCTCGGCGATTCCGTCACCGCCATCCAGGCGCTGGTGATCGGCCCCAACGATGAGGCCCTGGCCGTAATGGAAGGCCTGCGCGAGCGCGGCCTGTGGGTGCCGGCGATCCGCCCGCCCACCGTGCCCGAGGGCACGGCCCGGCTGCGCATTGCCCTGTCGGCCGCCCACAGCGAGGACGACGTGGACCGCCTGATCCAGGGACTCGCCGGGCTGGCGCCGAAATCGCAGCTTGAGCGCCCGTCCGCAGCGCTCGAACCCACCCTTGCCTGA
- the nadB gene encoding L-aspartate oxidase: MNLLQRRPVRSFDLVIVGSGLAGLATALLASPDKQVAIVTKQQLSDGASAWAQGGIAAVLAEGDSFDEHVQDTLTAGTGLCDPDATRFVVENAPAAIAWLRQLGVAFTLEEGTTDQLHLTREGGHSQRRIVHMTDATGAAVQRTLMEQVRGRTNISLFEHHTLVDVITSHKLNPSSTETNRCLGLYVFDEGRGEVVTLGATHTVLATGGAGKVYLYTTNPDTATGDGIAAAWRAGCAVSNLEFIQFHPTCLYHPDARSFLISEAVRGEGGRLVLPDGTRFMAAHDERLELAPRDVVARAIDFEMKKHGLDCVYLDIAHQSPEFLQTHFPTILARCLEFGIDIRRQPIPVVPAAHYTCGGVQTDLHGRTDLAGLYAIGEAACTGLHGANRLASNSLLECMVFARAAVQTMGGEAAPSVTALPIWDDSLVSDPDECVVISHNWEELRRFMWDYVGIVRTNKRLERAANRIALLQAEIEEFYSHFAVTRDLLELRNLVQVADLIVRSAQSRHESRGLHFSRDYPHTEALALPTVLWPGSDARASSKNAPCH; encoded by the coding sequence ATGAATTTATTGCAAAGAAGACCCGTGCGGTCATTCGATTTGGTCATCGTGGGGAGCGGCTTGGCGGGCCTCGCCACCGCCTTGTTGGCCTCACCGGACAAGCAGGTCGCCATTGTCACCAAGCAACAATTAAGCGACGGTGCCAGTGCTTGGGCACAAGGGGGAATTGCGGCCGTACTGGCAGAGGGAGATTCCTTCGATGAGCATGTGCAAGACACCCTCACTGCGGGCACCGGGCTGTGCGACCCGGACGCAACCCGTTTTGTAGTAGAAAATGCTCCCGCAGCCATCGCCTGGCTGCGTCAGTTGGGTGTCGCGTTCACACTGGAAGAAGGCACCACGGATCAGCTTCACCTGACGCGCGAAGGCGGACACAGCCAGCGCCGCATCGTGCATATGACTGACGCCACCGGCGCAGCCGTACAGCGCACCTTGATGGAGCAAGTGCGTGGGCGAACCAATATCAGCCTGTTTGAGCACCACACCTTGGTGGACGTGATCACCAGCCATAAACTGAACCCGTCTTCCACGGAAACGAACCGCTGCCTGGGCTTGTACGTCTTTGACGAAGGTCGTGGAGAAGTTGTCACGTTGGGGGCAACGCACACGGTGCTGGCGACTGGCGGTGCAGGCAAGGTATACCTGTACACCACCAACCCGGATACCGCTACTGGCGACGGCATTGCGGCAGCCTGGCGCGCTGGCTGCGCGGTGAGTAATCTTGAGTTCATCCAGTTTCATCCCACCTGCCTTTATCACCCGGACGCCAGGTCGTTTCTAATCTCTGAAGCGGTGCGCGGAGAAGGCGGGCGGCTGGTCCTGCCTGATGGCACACGCTTCATGGCGGCGCATGACGAACGTCTGGAGCTGGCTCCGCGTGATGTGGTGGCGCGCGCCATTGATTTTGAGATGAAAAAGCATGGGCTGGATTGCGTCTATTTGGACATCGCTCACCAAAGCCCGGAATTCTTGCAAACGCACTTCCCCACCATCTTGGCACGTTGCCTGGAATTCGGAATTGACATCAGGCGTCAACCCATTCCCGTGGTGCCCGCCGCCCACTACACCTGCGGCGGTGTGCAAACCGACCTGCACGGGCGCACCGACCTTGCCGGGCTCTATGCGATCGGAGAGGCGGCTTGTACAGGACTGCACGGCGCCAACCGGCTGGCAAGCAACTCTCTGCTTGAATGCATGGTTTTTGCACGTGCAGCGGTGCAGACCATGGGCGGCGAAGCTGCGCCATCCGTTACGGCACTGCCCATCTGGGACGATAGTCTGGTCTCGGATCCAGACGAATGCGTGGTCATTTCCCACAACTGGGAGGAGTTGCGTCGCTTCATGTGGGACTACGTCGGCATTGTGCGCACCAACAAACGCCTGGAGCGGGCTGCCAATCGCATCGCACTGTTGCAGGCGGAGATTGAAGAGTTTTACTCTCATTTTGCGGTTACCCGCGATTTGCTGGAACTGCGCAATCTGGTACAGGTGGCGGACCTGATCGTTCGCAGCGCACAAAGTCGCCATGAAAGCCGCGGCCTGCATTTCAGTCGGGATTACCCGCACACGGAGGCGCTGGCTTTACCGACGGTGCTGTGGCCAGGCTCTGACGCGAGAGCGTCGAGCAAAAATGCCCCTTGTCATTGA
- the nadC gene encoding carboxylating nicotinate-nucleotide diphosphorylase has translation MTPLFDFSADAIRALARDDVARALAEDIGSGDLTAGLIQTDRRARARVLVREPAVLCGAPWVEAAVRALDPQARLTWHVQEGESCVANQVVLDIEGQAQALLSVERTALNFLQMLSAVASKTALYVAMVRGTGARIVDTRKTLPGLRLAQKYAVRTGGGLNHRIGLFDAVLIKENHIAAAGGIAPVLARAATVAAQASFIEIEVETLEQLKEALNAGAAMVLLDNMDALMVQEAVRLNEAMSAAKGVGRAVLEISGGVMLESVRALAQTGVDRISVGALTKDVKAIDFSVRFESPLCLKP, from the coding sequence ATGACCCCATTATTTGACTTCTCGGCTGATGCAATCCGGGCATTGGCCCGAGATGACGTGGCCCGTGCTTTGGCAGAAGACATCGGCTCTGGTGACCTTACAGCTGGCTTGATTCAAACTGACCGCCGCGCCCGCGCTCGTGTGTTGGTCCGTGAGCCGGCAGTGCTGTGCGGTGCCCCGTGGGTAGAAGCCGCCGTGCGGGCGCTGGATCCACAAGCCCGCTTAACCTGGCACGTGCAAGAGGGAGAGTCCTGTGTGGCAAACCAGGTCGTGCTTGATATTGAGGGTCAGGCTCAGGCGCTCCTGAGCGTCGAGCGTACCGCATTGAATTTTTTACAGATGCTGAGCGCCGTCGCCAGCAAGACGGCTTTGTACGTAGCGATGGTTCGGGGTACTGGAGCCCGCATCGTAGACACCCGCAAAACGCTACCGGGCCTGAGACTGGCGCAAAAGTACGCGGTCCGAACGGGTGGCGGTCTTAACCACCGGATAGGCCTGTTCGACGCCGTGCTGATCAAGGAGAACCACATTGCTGCCGCTGGCGGCATCGCTCCTGTGCTGGCACGCGCCGCAACGGTCGCGGCACAGGCGAGCTTTATTGAAATCGAAGTGGAAACATTGGAGCAGTTGAAGGAGGCCTTGAACGCCGGTGCCGCGATGGTGCTGCTTGACAACATGGATGCACTAATGGTTCAAGAAGCTGTGCGCCTTAACGAAGCCATGAGTGCGGCCAAAGGAGTCGGGCGTGCCGTTCTTGAAATCTCGGGCGGCGTGATGCTGGAGAGCGTACGCGCGCTGGCGCAGACCGGGGTTGACCGTATCTCAGTTGGGGCTTTGACAAAAGACGTCAAAGCCATTGACTTTTCTGTACGATTTGAGAGTCCGTTATGCCTGAAGCCCTGA
- a CDS encoding chorismate--pyruvate lyase family protein, which produces MGLAYRSGLRRWLKVPGSLSQHLARLGQRFEVQVLSQRVAPLRRHEQQALGLPRSGLTVVREVLLRVDGEPLVWARSALHQSALAGPWKALKGLGSRPLAHLLYDDPRIRRSTLQPRRLSRHGHTRRHLQRQWRQATGSDPSAQMLWSRNSIFSRQGALLRVMETFVPHMKALARPGAGDCPPQGGQQLQPNRLSKCPQCDTIRSMLRRNITGQRKPRVPYPAEIQDPPGRRDPLRIALRRLVRHR; this is translated from the coding sequence ATGGGACTGGCTTATCGAAGCGGCCTGCGCCGTTGGCTGAAGGTGCCCGGCAGTCTGAGCCAGCACCTGGCCCGGCTCGGCCAGCGCTTCGAGGTGCAGGTGCTGAGTCAGCGTGTTGCGCCCCTGCGCCGGCATGAACAACAGGCGCTGGGCCTGCCGCGGAGCGGACTGACGGTGGTGCGCGAGGTCCTGTTGCGGGTCGATGGCGAACCGTTGGTATGGGCCCGCTCGGCCCTGCACCAGTCGGCCCTGGCCGGTCCCTGGAAAGCCTTGAAGGGTCTGGGCAGCCGCCCGCTGGCGCATTTGCTCTATGACGACCCCCGCATCCGGCGTAGCACCCTGCAGCCGCGTCGCCTGTCCCGCCATGGTCATACCCGACGGCACCTGCAGCGCCAGTGGCGCCAGGCCACCGGGTCGGATCCCTCGGCGCAGATGCTCTGGTCGCGCAATTCGATATTCAGTCGCCAGGGCGCCTTGCTGCGGGTGATGGAGACGTTCGTGCCGCATATGAAGGCGCTGGCGCGGCCCGGAGCCGGGGATTGCCCGCCACAAGGCGGGCAGCAATTGCAACCAAATAGACTCTCTAAATGTCCCCAATGTGACACGATTCGTAGTATGCTGCGCCGCAACATAACCGGCCAGAGGAAACCCCGTGTTCCGTACCCTGCTGAAATCCAAGATCCACCGGGTCGCCGTGACCCATTGCGAATTGCATTACGAAGGCTCGTGCGCCATCGATGA